The Vicinamibacterales bacterium genome contains a region encoding:
- a CDS encoding serine hydrolase domain-containing protein yields MTRQPPPEVATLIADAIGRRVTPGAVVETGGLDGPWWRLAAGRHTYAADAPAVTGDTVYDLASLTKVIATTTLAMDAASAGALPLDTPLRARLTGFGDGPAIAIRDLLEHAGGFPAHRPFYQAVAGRRGVLAGIAATPLTYAPRTRSEYTDLGFILLGALLEDAGGASLSAQFEAFVAEVLGPVDLAFGARDAWRARVAPTSVDAWRGRVLAGYVHDANAAALGGAAGHAGLFGTASAVGAFARWALALWSGASPGWRAATPDTMGYFARRGTVPGSSRALGWDTMLPTSSCGPRMSPRAIGHTGFTGVSLWIDPDRALYAVCLTNRVHPSIDGHPIGPLRVAIHDAILTWADRGAR; encoded by the coding sequence ATGACCCGCCAGCCGCCGCCGGAGGTCGCCACGCTCATCGCTGACGCCATTGGGCGGCGCGTGACGCCTGGGGCCGTCGTGGAGACGGGAGGTCTCGACGGTCCCTGGTGGCGGCTCGCCGCGGGACGCCACACGTACGCCGCCGATGCTCCGGCGGTCACGGGCGACACCGTGTACGACCTGGCGTCGTTGACGAAGGTGATCGCGACGACCACGCTGGCGATGGATGCGGCGAGCGCCGGCGCCCTTCCGCTCGACACGCCGCTCCGGGCACGGCTCACGGGCTTCGGCGATGGCCCGGCGATCGCGATCCGCGATCTCCTGGAGCACGCCGGCGGCTTTCCGGCCCATCGCCCGTTCTATCAGGCGGTCGCCGGTCGGCGCGGCGTGCTGGCCGGCATCGCGGCGACGCCCCTGACCTACGCTCCCCGCACCCGCTCCGAATACACCGATCTCGGATTCATCCTGCTCGGGGCGCTGCTCGAAGACGCCGGCGGCGCATCGCTGTCGGCGCAGTTCGAGGCCTTCGTCGCCGAGGTCCTGGGACCGGTGGACCTCGCGTTCGGCGCCCGGGACGCGTGGCGTGCACGGGTCGCGCCCACCAGCGTGGACGCCTGGCGCGGCCGGGTGTTGGCCGGGTACGTACACGACGCGAACGCGGCGGCGCTTGGGGGTGCGGCCGGGCACGCGGGCCTGTTCGGCACGGCGTCAGCTGTCGGCGCCTTCGCGCGCTGGGCGCTGGCGCTCTGGAGCGGCGCGAGCCCGGGGTGGCGCGCGGCGACGCCGGACACGATGGGGTACTTCGCGCGCCGTGGAACCGTGCCGGGCAGTTCGCGGGCGCTCGGATGGGACACGATGCTGCCGACCTCATCGTGCGGTCCGCGCATGTCGCCCCGCGCCATCGGACACACCGGCTTCACCGGCGTGTCGCTGTGGATCGACCCGGATCGCGCCCTCTACGCGGTCTGTCTGACCAATCGCGTCCACCCGTCGATCGACGGCCACCCGATCGGGCCGCTT
- a CDS encoding sodium:solute symporter — MLAPLDYAVIAGYLAAITAFGSWFGRFQKTTRDYFLSGHSVPWWAVCCTVVATETSTLTFIGVPATAYAGNMTFLQLALGYVLGRLLVSALFIPAYFRGDLVTSYELLQRRYGRRVTTLSAGLFLITRSLADGIRLFATSLVISVVTGVPTAWATVIVGTIMIVYTVRGGSSAVIWTDVVQMFVYVAGAAAVGVALLGRIPGGWDEVVRTGAAAGKFAVLDLSTDPTAVYTLWTGLLGGVALTLATHGTDQFLVQRLLAATSARAAASGLVLSGVIVFGQFIVFLLIGVMLYTFHQHVPLTTALERTDQVLPHFVVNYLPSGMAGFIVAAIVAAALSPSLNAMAATTLNDFYRPRRTLALDEAGLVALSRRITVGWGVVQVAVALGAQFMDRSVLDAGLAVLSFASGSVLGAFLLATRAPSVGERDAFVGMVVGLVAMTLVWALTPTAWTWYVFIGAVTTVATAWMLQRFAPARA, encoded by the coding sequence GTGCTCGCCCCTCTCGACTACGCCGTCATCGCCGGGTACCTGGCGGCCATCACGGCGTTCGGCTCCTGGTTCGGCCGGTTCCAGAAGACGACGCGCGACTACTTCCTGAGCGGACACTCGGTCCCCTGGTGGGCCGTCTGCTGCACCGTGGTCGCCACCGAGACCAGCACGCTCACCTTCATCGGGGTGCCGGCGACGGCCTACGCCGGCAACATGACCTTCCTGCAGCTCGCCCTCGGCTACGTCCTGGGCCGGCTGCTCGTGAGCGCGCTCTTCATCCCGGCCTACTTCCGCGGCGATCTGGTCACGTCGTACGAGCTTCTGCAACGCCGCTACGGCCGGCGGGTCACGACCCTCTCGGCGGGCCTCTTCCTGATCACGCGGTCCCTGGCCGACGGCATCCGCCTCTTCGCCACGTCGCTCGTCATCAGCGTGGTGACGGGCGTGCCGACGGCGTGGGCCACCGTCATCGTCGGGACGATCATGATCGTCTACACCGTGCGCGGCGGGTCGTCCGCCGTCATCTGGACGGACGTCGTGCAGATGTTCGTGTACGTCGCGGGCGCGGCGGCCGTGGGCGTCGCCCTGCTCGGCCGGATCCCGGGCGGCTGGGACGAAGTGGTGCGCACGGGCGCCGCCGCCGGTAAATTCGCCGTCCTGGATCTCTCGACGGACCCGACGGCCGTCTACACGCTCTGGACGGGCCTGCTCGGCGGCGTGGCCCTCACGCTGGCGACGCACGGCACCGACCAGTTCCTGGTCCAACGGCTGCTGGCCGCGACCAGCGCTCGCGCGGCCGCCTCGGGGCTGGTGCTGAGCGGCGTCATCGTCTTCGGCCAGTTCATCGTGTTCCTGCTCATCGGCGTGATGCTGTACACGTTCCACCAGCACGTGCCGCTCACGACGGCCCTCGAACGGACGGACCAGGTGCTCCCCCACTTCGTGGTCAATTACCTGCCCAGCGGGATGGCCGGGTTCATCGTGGCCGCCATCGTCGCGGCGGCGCTGTCGCCGTCCTTGAACGCGATGGCCGCGACGACGCTCAACGACTTCTATCGCCCGCGGCGGACGCTGGCCCTCGACGAGGCGGGCCTCGTCGCGCTCTCGCGGCGCATCACCGTGGGCTGGGGCGTCGTGCAGGTGGCGGTGGCGCTCGGCGCGCAGTTCATGGACCGGTCGGTCCTGGACGCGGGACTCGCGGTCCTCTCCTTCGCGTCGGGCTCGGTCCTGGGCGCCTTCCTGCTCGCCACGCGCGCGCCCTCGGTCGGCGAGCGGGACGCCTTCGTCGGGATGGTGGTGGGCCTCGTCGCCATGACCCTGGTCTGGGCGCTCACGCCGACGGCGTGGACCTGGTACGTGTTCATCGGCGCGGTCACCACGGTGGCGACCGCGTGGATGCTGCAGCGGTTCGCGCCGGCGCGCGCATGA
- a CDS encoding BadF/BadG/BcrA/BcrD ATPase family protein produces the protein MHVLGIDAGGSKSVAWLADAEGRVLGEGRAGGANLHSVGELATEKALYSVIVEAVADRAWPDTVCIGMAGLDRPDDETITTGILRRLGCRGRIVAVNDAHIALVAGADESPGVVVIAGTGSIAYGIGPAGTAARAGGWGEVYGDEGSAFWVGARALAAVVRASDRRGPSTALTALILRHAEVDRIDGLVRQVHTRPDRRPVITAMAGLVAKAHAEGDAVAGEILRSAAAELALAARSVVEQLGMRGDAARVVLSGGLFKMAPVVAGMLAGLMAEVAPKAVTAVLTDEPALGAVRVALRAARGHLRLPVYAGAPASRS, from the coding sequence GTGCACGTCCTGGGAATCGATGCCGGCGGCAGCAAGTCGGTGGCGTGGCTGGCCGACGCCGAGGGACGCGTGCTCGGCGAGGGCCGCGCGGGCGGCGCCAACCTGCACAGCGTCGGGGAACTGGCCACCGAGAAGGCCCTGTACTCCGTGATCGTCGAGGCCGTGGCCGACCGCGCGTGGCCCGACACGGTCTGCATCGGTATGGCGGGCCTCGACCGGCCGGACGACGAGACCATCACGACCGGCATCCTGCGGCGGCTCGGGTGCCGCGGCCGGATCGTGGCCGTCAACGACGCCCACATCGCGCTCGTCGCCGGCGCCGACGAGTCGCCGGGCGTCGTCGTGATTGCGGGCACCGGGTCGATCGCGTACGGGATCGGCCCGGCCGGCACGGCGGCGCGGGCCGGCGGATGGGGCGAGGTGTACGGCGACGAAGGCTCCGCGTTCTGGGTGGGCGCCCGGGCGCTCGCCGCCGTGGTGCGCGCGTCCGATCGGCGGGGGCCGTCGACGGCCCTCACGGCGCTCATCCTGCGGCACGCGGAGGTGGACCGCATCGACGGGCTCGTCCGTCAGGTCCATACGCGTCCCGATCGCCGGCCCGTGATCACGGCCATGGCCGGGCTCGTCGCCAAGGCGCACGCCGAGGGCGACGCAGTGGCCGGCGAGATCCTGCGGTCCGCGGCCGCCGAGCTGGCGCTGGCCGCGCGTTCGGTGGTCGAGCAGCTGGGGATGCGCGGCGACGCGGCCCGCGTGGTCCTGTCGGGCGGCCTCTTCAAGATGGCGCCGGTCGTGGCCGGGATGCTCGCCGGCCTGATGGCGGAGGTGGCCCCGAAGGCCGTCACCGCAGTGCTCACCGACGAGCCCGCGCTCGGCGCCGTCCGCGTCGCCCTGCGGGCCGCGCGCGGCCACCTGCGACTGCCCGTCTACGCCGGCGCGCCGGCGTCTCGATCGTGA
- a CDS encoding glucosamine-6-phosphate deaminase, whose translation MIVEVLEDGAAAARAAALMAERIAGLRAPVLGLPTGRTMVPVYDRLVLAPIAWERVRTFNVDEFAGAALTAPGRFRAFMDEHLFSRVPIAPAAIGFPRGDAADLDAECRRYEAAVTGAGGLDLLVLGIGANGHVGFNEPGETLLAATHLATLSEATRRANAELFGGDWERVPSQAVTLGMGQLLKAREVLVVATGASKAEAVRAMVRGPLTTWCPASWLQTHGRATVVLDAAAAGLL comes from the coding sequence GTGATCGTCGAGGTGCTGGAAGACGGCGCGGCCGCGGCGCGAGCCGCGGCGCTCATGGCCGAGCGCATCGCGGGCCTGCGGGCGCCGGTGCTCGGTCTGCCCACCGGGCGCACGATGGTCCCCGTCTACGACCGCCTGGTGCTCGCGCCCATTGCCTGGGAGCGTGTTCGGACCTTCAACGTGGACGAGTTCGCGGGAGCGGCGCTGACGGCTCCAGGCAGGTTCCGGGCGTTCATGGACGAGCACCTCTTCTCGCGCGTCCCGATCGCGCCGGCGGCGATCGGCTTTCCGCGCGGCGATGCCGCCGACCTGGACGCCGAATGCCGACGCTACGAGGCGGCCGTCACGGGCGCTGGCGGGCTGGATCTCCTCGTCCTCGGCATCGGCGCCAACGGGCACGTCGGCTTCAACGAGCCGGGCGAGACGCTTCTCGCGGCGACGCACCTGGCCACGCTGTCCGAGGCGACGAGAAGGGCGAACGCGGAGCTCTTCGGCGGTGACTGGGAGCGCGTGCCGTCCCAGGCGGTCACCCTCGGCATGGGCCAGCTCCTCAAGGCGCGGGAGGTCCTCGTCGTCGCGACGGGCGCGTCGAAGGCGGAGGCGGTCCGGGCCATGGTTCGGGGGCCGTTGACGACGTGGTGCCCGGCATCGTGGCTCCAGACGCACGGCCGCGCGACCGTCGTGCTCGACGCGGCAGCCGCCGGCTTGCTCTAG
- the murQ gene encoding N-acetylmuramic acid 6-phosphate etherase, whose protein sequence is MPRSSKWESLPTEAINPATLAIDKQPAAGVVDLMLAEDKKALAAVQRERDRIAVGADMLAKALRKGGRVIFVGAGTSGRLGVVEAAEMPPTFGTDPSVVQAIMAGGKAAILRAKEGAEDDYEEGARATRRLAPTRKDILVGVSASGMTPFVRGALTCARGVGARIIFVTCDPRTELQSFVDLTIAPAVGPEVIAGSTRLKAGTATKLVLNTLTTSAMVLVGKTYGNLMVDVRTGSEKLRDRARRMVNIVTGIDQQAADALLKRAHWNVKAAVVMQKTGLPYAKALSRLRRADGSLRDAIGEDIEPRLRALLDSGERR, encoded by the coding sequence ATGCCCCGTTCCTCGAAGTGGGAGTCGCTCCCCACCGAAGCCATCAACCCCGCCACGCTGGCCATCGACAAGCAACCCGCCGCAGGCGTCGTGGACCTGATGCTGGCGGAGGACAAGAAGGCCCTGGCCGCGGTGCAGCGCGAGCGCGACCGCATCGCCGTCGGCGCCGACATGCTCGCCAAGGCCCTGCGCAAGGGCGGGCGCGTCATCTTCGTCGGCGCCGGGACCAGCGGGCGACTGGGCGTGGTCGAGGCCGCGGAGATGCCGCCGACCTTCGGCACGGACCCCTCGGTGGTGCAGGCCATCATGGCCGGCGGCAAGGCCGCGATCCTGCGTGCGAAGGAAGGCGCCGAGGACGACTACGAGGAGGGCGCCCGCGCGACGCGGCGGCTCGCGCCGACCCGGAAGGACATCCTCGTCGGCGTGTCCGCCAGCGGCATGACGCCGTTCGTCCGCGGCGCCCTCACGTGCGCCCGCGGCGTCGGAGCCCGGATCATCTTCGTCACCTGCGACCCGCGGACCGAACTGCAAAGCTTCGTCGATCTCACGATCGCGCCGGCCGTCGGCCCCGAGGTGATCGCGGGGTCGACGCGGCTCAAGGCCGGCACGGCGACGAAGCTGGTGCTGAACACGCTCACCACGTCGGCCATGGTCCTCGTCGGCAAGACCTACGGCAACCTGATGGTGGACGTCCGGACCGGCTCCGAGAAGCTGCGCGATCGCGCCCGGCGCATGGTCAACATCGTCACCGGCATCGACCAGCAGGCCGCCGACGCCCTGCTCAAGCGAGCGCACTGGAACGTGAAAGCGGCCGTCGTGATGCAGAAGACGGGCCTCCCCTACGCCAAGGCCCTCAGCCGCCTGCGCCGTGCCGACGGATCGTTGCGCGACGCCATCGGCGAGGACATCGAACCGCGCCTGCGGGCGCTGCTCGACAGCGGCGAACGGCGCTGA
- the xerD gene encoding site-specific tyrosine recombinase XerD, with amino-acid sequence MASAVDRYLAHLEHERRVSPHTRDAYAGDLAKLEAFAGGEGRRLEALTLPELERFVRTLMADGRSPRSVGRAVAAVRGFFRFVTGGGEGDPAADLAPPRAWRALPKYLTVDEVDALLGAPDPSGPIGVRDRALIEVLYATGLRVTELLSLTLPDVDLDRGVLTTMGKGRKERMVPVGEAAVAWVRRYLDEGRPQLLRARANPRLFLNVRGGGLSRMGFWKILRAHGRTAGIQRAISPHVLRHSFATHLLERGADLRAIQVMLGHAGLSTTQIYTHVLDERLRAVYDRFHPRA; translated from the coding sequence GTGGCCTCGGCCGTCGACCGCTACCTCGCCCATCTCGAGCACGAGCGCCGGGTGTCGCCGCACACGCGGGACGCCTACGCGGGGGACCTGGCGAAGCTGGAGGCGTTCGCCGGCGGGGAAGGGCGTCGCTTGGAGGCCCTCACGCTGCCCGAGCTCGAGCGCTTCGTCCGGACGCTGATGGCCGACGGGCGCTCGCCGCGGTCCGTCGGGCGGGCCGTCGCCGCGGTGCGCGGCTTCTTCCGCTTCGTCACCGGCGGGGGCGAAGGCGACCCGGCCGCCGACCTCGCGCCGCCGCGGGCCTGGCGGGCGCTCCCGAAGTACCTGACCGTCGACGAGGTGGACGCGCTGCTCGGGGCGCCCGATCCGAGCGGGCCGATCGGCGTGCGCGACCGTGCCCTCATCGAGGTGCTGTACGCCACGGGCCTGCGCGTCACCGAGCTCCTGTCGCTCACCCTGCCGGACGTCGACCTCGATCGCGGCGTCCTGACGACCATGGGGAAGGGGCGCAAGGAGCGCATGGTCCCCGTGGGCGAGGCGGCCGTCGCCTGGGTGCGCCGCTATCTCGACGAGGGACGCCCACAGCTGCTGCGCGCACGCGCGAACCCACGGCTGTTCCTGAACGTGCGGGGCGGCGGCCTTTCGCGCATGGGTTTCTGGAAGATCCTCCGGGCGCACGGACGCACCGCCGGCATCCAGCGCGCGATCTCGCCTCACGTGCTCCGGCATTCGTTCGCGACGCACCTGCTCGAACGCGGCGCCGACCTTCGGGCGATCCAGGTGATGCTCGGGCACGCCGGCCTGTCCACGACCCAGATCTACACCCACGTTCTCGACGAGCGGCTGCGCGCGGTGTACGACCGGTTCCACCCGCGCGCGTGA
- the lptF gene encoding LPS export ABC transporter permease LptF yields the protein MRTLDRYVIREVAVPFALALLVLTFILIIPFIIQQAETMVAKGVPWLTLARVMVTLIPQALGLTIPMSLLVGLLVALGRLSGDREIVAMLACGLSPVRLLRPAAILGVAAWMATSWVLIWAIPDANQTFREITTRLVADRAEGEVKPREFFEDFPGFVVYVRDVPAEGGWSGVVAADTRSPDHPVLYVAEHGRMLVDREARTIQMVLTDGTRHSTAENDPDGYEVVTFDRTVVPLDPESVFPRQGPARGIREMSIVELREQAARLEGLDQSSHNEWYEIHKKFSIPAACFVFALIGIALGATDRRDGKFAGLALGVVVIFAYYAVMWLGQSFAKGHYLSPGLASWLPNLVVGAAGLVGLWRRLKPASRAGSFVPPAVSARLATIGDLVGGALVVRVPRIAGLRLPLLDLYVATLYFRVLALSVVSMAGLFYLATFIDLSDKLIKGTATAELLLRYFWWSTPQYLYYVIALAVLLAAVATIGALTKSSELVVMRACGISLYRTAVPLLASALVASGALFGLEEWVLAPANRRAKELDYLIRGQTPRRYDALNRRWLTGPDGRVYHYQFYSPSEHELNGLTVLTFGQAGGIVTERSFAKVARAEPAVGDGRTWDARNGWTRTFNSDAKVASYSPFDERELALATPETFVTQIPPPEQMTYRQLQRYVDEVRAAGHDVREHQVALHRKFAFPLVTVVMTLIGVPFAVTIGRRGALYGIGVGVVLALTYWTMISVFAALGAGGALPPILAAWAPNLLFGACALSLLLTVRT from the coding sequence ATGCGCACGCTTGACCGGTACGTGATTCGCGAAGTGGCCGTGCCGTTCGCGCTGGCGCTGCTCGTCCTCACGTTCATCCTCATTATCCCCTTCATCATCCAGCAGGCCGAGACCATGGTGGCCAAGGGGGTGCCGTGGCTCACCCTGGCCCGTGTGATGGTCACCCTCATCCCCCAGGCGCTGGGGCTCACGATCCCGATGTCCCTGCTGGTCGGCCTGCTCGTGGCGCTGGGCCGGCTGTCGGGTGACCGCGAAATCGTGGCCATGCTGGCCTGCGGCCTGAGCCCGGTCCGCCTGCTCCGCCCGGCGGCCATCCTCGGCGTGGCAGCCTGGATGGCGACGTCCTGGGTGCTCATCTGGGCCATCCCGGACGCGAACCAGACGTTCCGCGAGATCACGACGCGCCTCGTGGCCGATCGGGCCGAGGGCGAGGTGAAGCCGCGCGAGTTCTTCGAGGACTTCCCCGGCTTCGTCGTCTACGTGCGCGACGTGCCTGCCGAGGGCGGCTGGTCCGGCGTCGTCGCCGCGGACACGCGGTCGCCCGACCATCCGGTGCTGTACGTCGCCGAGCACGGCCGGATGCTCGTGGACCGCGAGGCCCGCACCATCCAGATGGTGCTCACCGACGGCACCCGCCACAGCACGGCCGAGAACGACCCCGACGGCTACGAGGTGGTGACGTTCGACCGGACCGTCGTGCCGCTGGACCCGGAAAGCGTCTTCCCGCGTCAGGGGCCGGCGCGGGGCATTCGCGAGATGTCGATCGTCGAGCTCCGCGAGCAGGCCGCCCGGCTCGAGGGCCTCGACCAGTCGTCACACAACGAGTGGTACGAGATCCACAAGAAGTTCTCGATCCCGGCGGCGTGTTTCGTGTTCGCCCTGATCGGCATCGCGCTGGGCGCCACTGATCGGCGCGATGGAAAGTTCGCGGGCCTCGCGCTGGGCGTCGTCGTCATCTTCGCCTACTACGCCGTGATGTGGCTCGGCCAGTCGTTCGCGAAGGGCCACTACCTGTCGCCGGGGCTCGCCTCCTGGCTGCCCAACCTCGTCGTCGGCGCCGCCGGCCTCGTCGGCTTGTGGCGCCGGCTGAAACCGGCCTCGCGTGCCGGCTCGTTCGTGCCGCCCGCCGTGTCGGCGCGGCTGGCGACGATCGGGGACCTCGTGGGCGGAGCCCTCGTGGTGCGGGTGCCGCGCATTGCCGGCCTCCGGCTGCCGCTGCTCGATCTCTACGTCGCCACCCTCTATTTCCGGGTGCTGGCGCTGTCGGTGGTCAGCATGGCCGGCCTCTTCTATCTGGCGACCTTCATCGACCTGTCCGACAAGCTCATCAAGGGCACCGCGACGGCGGAGCTGCTGCTCCGCTACTTCTGGTGGTCCACTCCGCAGTATCTCTACTACGTCATCGCGCTCGCCGTCCTGCTGGCGGCGGTCGCCACGATCGGCGCGCTCACGAAGTCCAGTGAACTGGTCGTGATGCGGGCCTGCGGCATCAGCCTGTACCGGACGGCCGTGCCGCTCCTGGCCTCGGCGCTCGTCGCCTCGGGCGCGCTCTTCGGACTCGAGGAGTGGGTGCTCGCACCCGCCAACCGCCGCGCCAAGGAGCTGGACTACCTCATTCGCGGCCAGACGCCCCGCCGCTACGACGCGCTCAACCGGCGCTGGCTCACCGGACCCGATGGCCGCGTCTACCACTACCAGTTCTACAGCCCGAGCGAGCACGAGTTGAACGGCCTCACGGTGCTCACGTTCGGCCAGGCCGGCGGCATCGTGACCGAGCGGTCGTTCGCCAAGGTCGCCAGGGCTGAGCCCGCCGTCGGTGACGGCCGGACCTGGGATGCGAGGAATGGGTGGACGCGCACCTTCAACAGCGACGCCAAGGTGGCGTCCTACTCGCCCTTCGACGAGCGGGAACTGGCGCTGGCCACGCCCGAGACCTTCGTCACGCAGATCCCGCCGCCTGAGCAGATGACCTATCGCCAGCTCCAGCGCTATGTCGACGAGGTGCGTGCCGCCGGGCACGACGTCCGCGAGCACCAGGTCGCCCTGCACCGGAAGTTCGCCTTCCCCCTGGTCACGGTCGTCATGACCCTCATCGGCGTGCCGTTCGCGGTCACGATCGGCCGGCGCGGCGCGTTGTACGGCATCGGCGTCGGCGTGGTGCTGGCCCTCACCTACTGGACCATGATCAGCGTCTTCGCGGCCCTGGGCGCCGGCGGAGCCCTGCCGCCCATCCTGGCCGCATGGGCCCCGAACCTCCTGTTCGGCGCCTGCGCCCTGTCCCTGCTCCTGACGGTTCGGACCTGA
- a CDS encoding glycoside hydrolase family 57 protein, with the protein MPPPAVRLALLWHMHQPYYLDPPTGESVLPWVRLHAIKDYGGMVAMLEAYPGVRVTFNLVPALVEQVEAYAAERTWDRQLVLGLRPATELDRADTEWFVREGFHAHPPTMIEPYPRYAELWRRQASGVPFDAAALTDLQVWQKLAWVDPDVARADPRIVGLRAKGRDYDDADKAALREVELALLRRVVPLYRSAADRGQVELSCSPYFHPILPLLCDSAAHHDAHPGAPLPHPAFRWPEDADDQLVRAAQAHAGWFGRPPAGVWPSEGGVSPATAAAVARAGFRWMATDEAILRASRALAGLETPAALCHRTHEIATPDGPVRVVFRDHGLSDAIGFTYQGWAAEGAVGDFVERLRAAGRQAALPGSPPTVAVILDGENAWEHYADGGRPFLRALYGALEAAADIEPVTMSEATTGEAEPLPRLFAGSWIHADFGIWIGHADDRRAWAQLARARAAFAKEAKGLDAAAVEGARQALRAAEGSDWFWWYGDDHSSLHDRDFDALFRRHVRRAWHHLGLEVPADLYESNITTEVAGDDVLRPVAVADGDRTGGYFGRLGWVGLERPAGSMSRGTERRVRACEVAATDAALWAEAAFDGAARVSLEMTTLDGRAAAVDGAPGQPLELRWDAVQAVAGEVVRVRVVARDSVGRILETVPADGIGRRLAVPDAGGASVWTA; encoded by the coding sequence ATGCCGCCCCCCGCCGTCCGCCTCGCGCTCCTGTGGCACATGCACCAGCCCTACTACCTGGATCCGCCGACGGGGGAGTCGGTGCTGCCGTGGGTGCGCCTGCACGCCATCAAGGACTACGGCGGGATGGTGGCGATGCTCGAGGCCTACCCGGGCGTCCGTGTCACGTTCAACCTCGTCCCGGCGCTGGTCGAGCAGGTGGAGGCCTACGCGGCGGAGCGGACCTGGGACCGGCAGCTCGTCCTCGGGCTCCGGCCGGCGACCGAGCTCGACCGCGCTGACACCGAGTGGTTCGTGCGGGAAGGCTTCCATGCCCATCCGCCAACCATGATCGAGCCGTATCCGCGGTACGCCGAGCTCTGGCGGCGGCAGGCGAGCGGCGTGCCGTTCGACGCGGCCGCCCTGACCGACCTCCAGGTCTGGCAGAAGCTCGCCTGGGTCGACCCGGACGTCGCCCGCGCGGACCCGCGCATCGTCGGATTGCGCGCGAAGGGCCGGGACTACGACGACGCCGACAAAGCCGCGCTCCGCGAGGTCGAGCTGGCGCTGCTGCGGCGGGTGGTGCCTCTCTATCGATCGGCCGCGGATCGCGGCCAGGTGGAGCTGAGCTGTTCGCCGTACTTCCACCCGATCCTGCCCCTCCTGTGCGACTCCGCCGCGCATCACGACGCGCACCCCGGAGCGCCGCTGCCGCATCCCGCGTTCCGCTGGCCGGAGGACGCCGACGATCAGCTGGTGCGGGCGGCCCAGGCGCACGCCGGCTGGTTCGGCCGGCCGCCGGCCGGGGTCTGGCCGTCCGAAGGAGGCGTGTCACCGGCGACGGCCGCCGCGGTTGCCCGCGCGGGCTTCCGCTGGATGGCGACCGACGAAGCCATCCTGCGGGCGTCGCGGGCGCTGGCCGGTCTCGAGACGCCCGCGGCGCTCTGCCATCGCACGCACGAGATCGCGACGCCGGACGGGCCCGTCCGCGTGGTGTTCCGCGACCACGGCCTGTCCGACGCCATCGGCTTCACCTACCAGGGCTGGGCCGCCGAGGGCGCCGTCGGCGACTTCGTCGAGCGGCTCCGTGCGGCTGGCCGGCAGGCGGCTCTCCCGGGATCGCCCCCGACCGTCGCAGTCATCCTCGACGGCGAGAACGCCTGGGAGCACTATGCCGACGGCGGCCGGCCGTTCCTGCGCGCCCTCTACGGAGCGCTCGAGGCGGCGGCGGACATCGAGCCGGTCACCATGTCGGAGGCGACCACGGGGGAGGCCGAGCCGCTCCCGCGGCTCTTCGCGGGTTCGTGGATCCATGCCGACTTCGGGATCTGGATCGGCCACGCCGACGACCGCCGTGCGTGGGCGCAACTGGCCCGCGCCCGCGCCGCCTTCGCCAAGGAGGCGAAGGGGCTCGATGCCGCGGCCGTCGAGGGCGCGCGGCAGGCCCTGCGCGCCGCGGAGGGCAGCGACTGGTTCTGGTGGTACGGCGACGATCACTCGTCGCTCCACGATCGGGACTTCGACGCGCTCTTCCGGCGGCACGTCCGGCGCGCCTGGCATCACCTGGGCCTCGAGGTGCCGGCGGACCTCTACGAGTCGAACATCACGACCGAGGTCGCCGGGGACGACGTCCTGCGGCCCGTTGCGGTGGCGGACGGCGACCGGACGGGCGGGTATTTCGGCCGGCTGGGCTGGGTCGGCCTGGAGCGGCCGGCCGGATCGATGAGCCGCGGGACGGAGCGTCGCGTTCGGGCGTGCGAGGTCGCCGCCACGGACGCCGCGCTCTGGGCCGAGGCGGCGTTCGACGGCGCCGCCCGCGTGAGCCTCGAGATGACGACGCTCGACGGCCGGGCCGCCGCCGTCGACGGCGCGCCAGGCCAGCCATTGGAACTCCGGTGGGACGCCGTCCAGGCCGTGGCCGGAGAGGTCGTCCGCGTCCGGGTCGTGGCCCGGGATTCGGTCGGTCGAATCCTCGAAACGGTTCCCGCGGACGGTATCGGGCGGCGCCTCGCCGTCCCGGACGCCGGCGGGGCCAGCGTCTGGACCGCCTGA